ACAACCCGAACACGTGGACGTGCTGATCGTCGGGGCCGGACTGTCGGGAATCGGTGCGGCACACCATCTTCAGGACGCCTTCCCGGATCGCGGCTACGCGATTCTCGAGGCGCGCGAGGCCATGGGCGGCACCTGGGACCTGTTCCGCTATCCCGGGGTGCGCTCGGACTCGGACATGCACACCCTCGGCTACCGGTTCCGGCCGTGGGTCGCGGCCGAGGCCATCGCCGACGGGCCCGCCATTCTCGACTACATTCGCGACACCGCCGCCGAGGCCGGCATCGACCGGCGAATCCGGTACGGGCACAAGGTGACCGGCGCCTCCTGGTCCTCGGACGAGGCGCGCTGGACGGTCGGCTACACCCACGAGGGCCGCGCCGCCACGCTCACCTGTGACTTCCTCTACCTGTGCAGCGGCTACTACCGCTACGACGAGGGCTACACCCCGGAGTTCGCCGGCGTCGAGGATTTCCGCGGCCGGATCGTGCATCCGCAGCACTGGCCCGCCGAACTCGATTACGCCGGAAAGCGTGTCGTGGTCATCGGCAGCGGCGCGACCGCGGTCACCCTGGTGCCCGCCCTGGCCGGGACCGCCGCGCACGTGACCATGCTGCAGCGCTCGCCCAGCTACATCCTGTCGGTGCCGACCGTGGACGGCATCGCCACCAAGCTGCGCGAGAAGCTCGGTGACCGCCGCGCCTACACGATCACCCGCTGGAAGAACGTGCTCGTCAGCACGCTGATCTATCAGCTCAGTCAGCGGCGACCGGCCATGATGCGCAAGTTCTTCCGCAACCTCGCCATCAAACAGCTGCCCGCCGGCTACGACGTCGACACGCATTTCAAACCCACCTACAAC
This sequence is a window from Nocardia yunnanensis. Protein-coding genes within it:
- a CDS encoding flavin-containing monooxygenase, with product MTEQPEHVDVLIVGAGLSGIGAAHHLQDAFPDRGYAILEAREAMGGTWDLFRYPGVRSDSDMHTLGYRFRPWVAAEAIADGPAILDYIRDTAAEAGIDRRIRYGHKVTGASWSSDEARWTVGYTHEGRAATLTCDFLYLCSGYYRYDEGYTPEFAGVEDFRGRIVHPQHWPAELDYAGKRVVVIGSGATAVTLVPALAGTAAHVTMLQRSPSYILSVPTVDGIATKLREKLGDRRAYTITRWKNVLVSTLIYQLSQRRPAMMRKFFRNLAIKQLPAGYDVDTHFKPTYNPWDQRLCLVPDGDLFKALRAGTASVVTDRIERFTADGIRLESGAELPADIVVTATGLDLLALGGIALTVDGREIAPPDTMAYKGMMLSGVPNFAFTIGYTNASWTLKADLVAEFVCRLLRHMDIHGYDRATPWPDPSVTTGPLLDFQAGYVLRALDRFPKAGSRAPWRLGMNYAQDVITLRHGRIEDGALRFGHRARAGAARAATGPTADAEQVELR